One stretch of Jiangella gansuensis DSM 44835 DNA includes these proteins:
- a CDS encoding LacI family DNA-binding transcriptional regulator, which yields MGTVGIRDVAALAGVSVSTVSNVLNRPERVSATSVARVREAIETLGYVPNLSARQLRGGRSGTIGMAVFNTAIPFFNQAIFGAETVAERAGLSIMVGNSYESVVRQARHLANFEQYRVDGALVTPVTRDLSSLHRLHQRGIPVVVLDARDDAGDFDSVWLDDVGGGRLATEHLIGIGRSRIWFVGGPLGVRQNADRLAGCREAVAATAGATLTVKEGDGAGLRVGRTTGDQIAAMPAAERPDGIFAASDMEAIGLMQSLLRAGLHIPDDVAIVGYDDSDFAANTSVPLSSVRQPALAMGQSAAELLIERLSGTDSAVKQIAFDPELIERESTRGGSA from the coding sequence TTGGGTACAGTCGGCATCCGGGATGTCGCCGCGCTGGCCGGAGTATCGGTGAGCACCGTCTCGAACGTGCTCAACCGTCCGGAGCGTGTCTCGGCCACGTCGGTGGCACGCGTCCGCGAAGCGATCGAAACGCTCGGCTATGTGCCCAACCTGTCCGCCCGCCAGCTCCGCGGTGGGCGCAGCGGCACCATCGGGATGGCCGTGTTCAACACGGCCATCCCGTTCTTCAACCAGGCGATCTTCGGCGCCGAGACGGTCGCCGAACGGGCGGGATTGTCGATCATGGTCGGGAACAGCTACGAGTCCGTGGTTCGCCAGGCACGGCACCTGGCGAACTTCGAGCAGTACCGGGTCGATGGTGCCCTCGTCACCCCGGTGACCCGCGACCTGTCGTCCCTGCATCGGCTGCACCAGCGAGGCATCCCTGTGGTTGTCCTCGACGCCCGCGACGACGCTGGCGACTTCGACTCGGTCTGGCTCGACGATGTCGGCGGAGGACGGCTCGCGACCGAACATCTGATCGGGATCGGCCGAAGCCGCATCTGGTTCGTCGGTGGGCCCCTCGGCGTCCGCCAGAACGCTGACCGGCTGGCCGGATGCCGCGAGGCCGTGGCCGCGACCGCCGGAGCCACGCTCACCGTGAAGGAGGGCGACGGCGCCGGCCTCCGGGTCGGACGCACGACCGGCGACCAGATCGCGGCCATGCCTGCTGCGGAACGTCCTGACGGGATATTCGCGGCCAGCGACATGGAGGCGATCGGGCTGATGCAGTCGCTGCTCCGGGCCGGGCTGCACATTCCCGACGACGTCGCCATCGTGGGCTACGACGACAGCGACTTCGCAGCGAACACCAGCGTCCCGCTCAGCTCCGTCCGCCAGCCCGCTCTCGCAATGGGGCAGAGCGCCGCCGAGTTGTTGATCGAGAGGCTGTCCGGCACCGACTCCGCCGTCAAGCAGATCGCCTTCGACCCCGAGCTCATCGAGCGGGAGAGCACCAGAGGTGGCTCTGCCTGA
- a CDS encoding glycoside hydrolase family 43 protein: MLGGKASRLPLKQLMIAGAVLATSASGLVGASGDDVQAVARGVGTVETQASNTGRIDHVAGQRGAEAATELPCEATQKLKDIPSHDPFILPDPVSGIYYLYLGRTVRMSIDLENWCAPVNVFTNPANSWANINHGVWAPEAWYYNGKYYWFATLHNRDRVLKTASTAGQHCGDCGQVWQNQHWRGTIIGVADSPLGPFEMLNPESPVAPSNFMTLDGTLYVDPEGQPWMVYAHEWTQKIDGTIEAIRLERDEDGNLTGRGDGEPIYLMKGSDAPWYYEEGRVDDVQLPPYVTDAPSFYRTASDDLLMYWTSYRKHNNEYVVTRARSTSGDLAGPWVQEDVVITENKGHSMLFWTFADRKNPRGTIMMSLHNNMNRSNIRTELYEMKETGRDLLVARQRTDLDGDPPSSWVWPIP; encoded by the coding sequence ATGCTAGGAGGCAAGGCGAGTCGGCTGCCGTTGAAGCAGCTCATGATCGCCGGCGCGGTGCTTGCGACATCCGCATCGGGACTGGTCGGTGCCAGCGGTGACGACGTGCAGGCGGTGGCGCGCGGCGTCGGAACCGTCGAGACCCAGGCCAGCAACACCGGACGCATCGACCATGTGGCCGGGCAGCGTGGGGCGGAGGCGGCCACGGAGCTGCCGTGCGAGGCGACGCAGAAGCTGAAGGACATTCCTTCGCACGACCCGTTCATCCTGCCGGATCCGGTGAGCGGCATCTACTACCTGTATCTCGGCCGGACTGTTCGGATGAGCATCGACCTGGAGAACTGGTGCGCTCCGGTGAACGTGTTCACGAACCCGGCGAACTCGTGGGCCAACATCAACCACGGCGTCTGGGCGCCGGAGGCGTGGTACTACAACGGGAAGTACTACTGGTTCGCCACGTTGCACAACCGCGACCGCGTGCTCAAGACCGCCTCGACCGCCGGTCAGCACTGCGGTGACTGCGGACAGGTCTGGCAGAACCAGCACTGGCGCGGAACCATCATCGGGGTGGCCGACTCGCCGCTCGGCCCGTTCGAGATGCTCAACCCGGAGTCGCCCGTGGCTCCGTCGAACTTCATGACCCTGGACGGGACGCTCTACGTCGACCCTGAGGGGCAGCCATGGATGGTCTACGCCCACGAATGGACCCAGAAGATCGACGGGACGATCGAGGCGATCAGGCTGGAGCGTGATGAGGACGGGAACCTCACCGGCCGCGGCGACGGAGAGCCGATCTACCTGATGAAGGGGTCCGACGCGCCCTGGTACTACGAGGAGGGCCGGGTCGACGACGTGCAGCTGCCGCCGTACGTCACCGACGCACCCTCGTTCTATCGCACGGCGAGCGATGACCTACTCATGTACTGGACCAGCTACCGCAAGCACAACAACGAATACGTGGTGACGCGGGCCCGGTCGACGTCGGGCGACCTGGCCGGCCCGTGGGTTCAGGAGGACGTGGTCATCACCGAGAACAAGGGCCATTCCATGCTGTTCTGGACCTTCGCGGACAGGAAGAACCCCCGCGGGACCATCATGATGTCACTGCACAACAACATGAATCGCTCCAACATCCGCACGGAGCTGTATGAGATGAAGGAGACCGGCCGCGATCTGCTCGTGGCCCGCCAACGCACCGACCTCGACGGTGACCCGCCGTCGAGCTGGGTGTGGCCGATTCCGTGA
- a CDS encoding ABC transporter substrate-binding protein, producing MRRTRRTGGLTALSLAGALVLAGCGGDSDDTAAEGGDEQGGSGGSCEPAGEPVTLEYYSWVPGVDQVVDIWNEQNPDIQVEFVTGPTGVDAYQTFFNGIEAGNAPDLAQIEYDALANFRLQDALVNLADCAGVLDAQDEFVDWTWEQVTFGEDEAVYAIPQDIGPIGMWYRADLFAEAGIEPPETWDDYYEAAKLIAGRGGHIHHFSDGDVNWFLGQVWQAGGSWFSVADGEWTVDFTGAESIQVAEYWQRMLDEGLIRPMASWSDEWWAALEAGDIWTWVSPYWGNALIEQNASASAGAWAVAPMPQWDEGANAAGNWGGSTAAVTSSTDHPHEAAQFALWLNTSEEALVALNELGGLYPATSAGQQLPQLNEPAEFFGGQNIAEVFVDAAQNVNPDFPWGPTMTQTYSDVADGFAGVVNGTGTFVEALETAQEKTVDALESQAIPVAGD from the coding sequence ATGCGACGGACACGACGGACAGGCGGGCTCACCGCGCTGTCTCTGGCAGGAGCGTTGGTCCTGGCCGGCTGCGGTGGTGACAGTGACGACACCGCCGCCGAGGGCGGTGACGAGCAAGGTGGCAGCGGCGGCTCCTGTGAGCCGGCAGGGGAGCCCGTCACGCTGGAGTACTACTCGTGGGTGCCGGGTGTGGACCAGGTGGTCGACATCTGGAACGAGCAGAATCCGGACATCCAGGTGGAGTTCGTCACCGGGCCCACCGGCGTCGACGCCTACCAGACCTTCTTCAACGGCATCGAGGCCGGGAACGCCCCCGACCTGGCTCAGATCGAGTACGACGCACTGGCGAACTTCCGGCTCCAGGACGCGCTGGTGAACCTCGCGGACTGCGCGGGCGTGCTGGATGCACAGGACGAGTTCGTCGACTGGACGTGGGAGCAGGTCACGTTCGGCGAGGATGAAGCGGTCTACGCCATCCCGCAGGACATCGGCCCCATCGGCATGTGGTATCGCGCCGACCTGTTCGCCGAGGCCGGCATCGAGCCGCCGGAGACGTGGGATGACTATTACGAGGCCGCCAAGCTGATCGCCGGCCGTGGCGGCCACATCCACCACTTCTCCGACGGCGACGTCAACTGGTTCCTCGGCCAGGTCTGGCAGGCGGGCGGGTCGTGGTTCTCCGTGGCGGACGGCGAATGGACGGTCGACTTCACCGGTGCTGAGTCCATTCAGGTGGCGGAGTACTGGCAGCGGATGCTGGACGAAGGTCTGATCCGCCCGATGGCGTCGTGGTCCGACGAGTGGTGGGCCGCACTCGAGGCGGGCGACATCTGGACGTGGGTCAGCCCGTACTGGGGCAACGCGCTCATCGAGCAGAACGCGTCGGCCAGTGCTGGCGCATGGGCAGTCGCGCCGATGCCGCAGTGGGACGAGGGTGCGAATGCGGCCGGCAACTGGGGCGGATCGACCGCTGCTGTCACGTCGTCGACCGACCACCCCCACGAAGCAGCGCAGTTCGCGCTCTGGTTGAACACCAGCGAGGAAGCCCTGGTCGCGCTGAACGAGCTCGGCGGCCTGTACCCGGCCACGTCGGCCGGGCAGCAGCTGCCGCAGCTCAACGAGCCCGCCGAGTTCTTCGGCGGTCAGAACATCGCGGAGGTCTTCGTCGACGCCGCGCAGAACGTCAACCCCGACTTCCCGTGGGGCCCGACGATGACGCAGACCTACAGCGATGTCGCCGACGGGTTCGCCGGCGTCGTCAACGGCACCGGCACGTTCGTGGAGGCGCTGGAGACCGCGCAGGAGAAGACCGTCGACGCGCTCGAATCCCAGGCGATCCCTGTCGCCGGGGACTGA
- a CDS encoding glycoside hydrolase family 2 TIM barrel-domain containing protein — translation MSDQTVATEGATRRELLRGGAGLGLGLLAAGVGPQIAGASVAHATDEATQEGRHRATFDFGWQFVRGDQEGAQDPAFDDAGWQHVDLPHDWSIEGPLSPSEPSGGPGGWVPTGIGWYRKRFTVPNSRAGRRFVVDFDGVYQNSTVWINGHQLGHRPYGYVPFAYDLTPHLVDGDNVIAVRVDNSRQPNSRWYSGSGIYRHTWLTTMHDIHVGQWGTQVIVENAAEEAATLQVRTRVQNEGSRPLRVVLQTDLVDADGRTVETVESAKTIPHGTDHTFRQQIDVDSPTLWTVDDPVMYTIKSTVRTRPGPGGEALGVADVYLTPIGIRTAVFDADRGLLINGQQVKMNGVNLHHDGGLVGAAVPEGVWVRRLEILKEMGCNAIRTGHTPFAAEVLDLFDRMGFLVMNEVFDEWKAPKPQVAPNGYSAYFEEWFERDLVNVVHRDRNHPSVVMWSAGNEVADQSPEGDPNGHVTLRRLNEVFHREDPTRLVTVGCDRMGHERPGAATTDEFIAEMDIVGYNYCNRWRDRAHLYMEVDRKKWGHKPMVGSESGNITTNHSVDVENQYKFISTRDYASGDFMWTGVDYLGEASSPNSRGFSGGVLNLCGFKKNGYHFYQSQWTEEPMVHIFPHWNQNVPEGQVITVRCYSNCDSVELFLNGRSLGVKGYWHPAIGMIEAYGNYPPERSTPRTTSDLSLAWDVPYEPGTLRAVGRKLNDVAVTTEISTTSAPAAVRLSVDRDEITADRRDVAHIVAEIVDANGLVVPTANNRVTWSVNGPVTYLGSDNGNMSDRQAYRLTERNAFQGRLLAVLQAQDEPGGVRVSASASGLTGASIDLRVAG, via the coding sequence ATGAGCGATCAGACAGTGGCCACCGAGGGCGCGACACGGCGCGAGTTGCTCAGAGGAGGGGCAGGCCTCGGCTTGGGCCTCCTCGCGGCCGGTGTCGGTCCGCAGATCGCCGGCGCCTCGGTCGCACACGCGACGGACGAGGCTACGCAGGAGGGTCGCCACCGTGCCACCTTCGACTTCGGCTGGCAGTTCGTCCGCGGAGATCAGGAGGGCGCCCAGGACCCGGCGTTCGACGATGCCGGCTGGCAGCACGTCGACCTTCCGCATGACTGGAGCATCGAGGGGCCCTTGAGCCCCAGCGAGCCGTCCGGGGGGCCGGGTGGCTGGGTGCCGACCGGCATCGGCTGGTATCGCAAGCGTTTCACCGTGCCGAACTCGCGGGCCGGCCGACGGTTCGTCGTCGACTTCGACGGCGTGTACCAGAACAGCACCGTCTGGATCAACGGGCACCAGCTGGGTCACCGCCCCTACGGCTACGTCCCGTTCGCCTACGACCTGACTCCGCATCTCGTCGACGGCGACAACGTCATCGCTGTACGAGTGGACAACTCCCGCCAGCCCAACAGCCGGTGGTACTCCGGCTCTGGGATCTACCGGCACACCTGGCTGACCACGATGCACGACATCCATGTCGGCCAATGGGGCACTCAGGTGATCGTCGAGAACGCCGCCGAGGAAGCGGCCACGCTGCAGGTCAGGACCAGAGTGCAGAACGAGGGCAGCCGCCCCCTCCGAGTCGTCTTGCAGACCGACCTGGTGGACGCCGACGGACGCACGGTCGAGACGGTCGAGTCGGCCAAGACCATCCCGCACGGAACGGACCACACCTTCCGCCAGCAGATCGACGTCGACAGCCCCACGCTGTGGACGGTGGACGACCCGGTGATGTACACGATCAAGAGCACGGTCCGGACCCGGCCGGGCCCCGGCGGAGAGGCGCTCGGCGTTGCAGACGTCTACCTCACACCGATCGGCATCCGGACCGCCGTCTTCGACGCTGACCGGGGCCTGCTGATCAACGGCCAGCAGGTCAAGATGAACGGTGTCAACCTCCACCACGACGGCGGCCTGGTGGGTGCCGCGGTGCCCGAGGGAGTATGGGTCCGCCGCCTGGAGATCCTCAAGGAGATGGGATGCAACGCGATCCGGACGGGCCACACCCCGTTCGCCGCCGAGGTCCTCGATCTCTTCGATCGCATGGGCTTCCTCGTGATGAACGAGGTCTTCGACGAGTGGAAGGCCCCCAAGCCGCAGGTGGCACCGAACGGTTACAGCGCCTACTTCGAGGAGTGGTTCGAGCGCGACCTGGTCAACGTCGTGCACCGCGACCGCAACCACCCGTCTGTGGTGATGTGGAGTGCGGGCAACGAGGTCGCCGACCAGTCCCCGGAGGGAGACCCGAACGGGCATGTCACGCTACGGCGGCTCAACGAGGTGTTCCACCGCGAGGACCCCACCAGGTTGGTGACCGTCGGGTGCGACCGGATGGGCCACGAGCGACCCGGAGCCGCGACCACCGACGAGTTCATCGCCGAGATGGACATCGTGGGATACAACTACTGCAATCGCTGGCGCGACCGCGCCCACCTGTACATGGAAGTCGACCGCAAGAAGTGGGGCCACAAGCCCATGGTCGGCAGCGAGAGCGGGAACATCACCACGAACCACAGCGTCGACGTCGAGAACCAGTACAAGTTCATCTCGACGCGCGACTACGCCTCCGGTGACTTCATGTGGACCGGTGTCGACTATCTCGGCGAGGCGTCCTCCCCCAACAGTCGCGGCTTCAGTGGAGGCGTGCTCAACCTGTGCGGGTTCAAGAAGAACGGCTACCACTTCTACCAGAGCCAGTGGACCGAGGAGCCGATGGTCCACATCTTTCCGCACTGGAACCAGAACGTCCCGGAGGGGCAGGTCATCACCGTCCGGTGCTACTCGAACTGTGACTCGGTGGAGTTGTTCCTCAACGGCCGGTCGCTCGGGGTCAAGGGATACTGGCACCCGGCGATCGGCATGATCGAGGCGTACGGCAACTACCCGCCCGAGCGGAGCACGCCCCGCACGACCTCGGATCTGAGCCTCGCGTGGGACGTCCCGTACGAGCCCGGCACGCTCCGGGCCGTAGGACGCAAGCTCAACGATGTCGCGGTGACGACTGAGATCTCCACGACCTCAGCGCCGGCGGCGGTCCGGCTCTCCGTGGATCGGGACGAGATCACCGCCGACCGCCGCGATGTGGCCCACATTGTCGCCGAGATCGTGGACGCCAACGGGCTGGTGGTGCCCACGGCCAACAACCGGGTCACCTGGTCGGTGAACGGTCCGGTGACGTACCTGGGATCGGACAACGGGAACATGTCCGATCGGCAGGCCTACCGGCTGACCGAGCGAAACGCCTTCCAGGGCAGGCTGCTGGCAGTCCTCCAGGCACAGGACGAGCCGGGCGGCGTCAGGGTGAGCGCCTCCGCGTCCGGCCTCACCGGAGCATCCATCGACCTTCGAGTGGCTGGGTAG
- a CDS encoding beta-galactosidase → MYYGGDYNPEQWPSELWPRDAELMRAAGVNLVSLGMFSWSRIQPAEGEFDFGWLDEVIGILHDHGIAVNLATATASPPPWATHHYPDMLPQLADGTVLWPGSRQHFAATSPVYRRLALELVTAVAERYAGHPAVVMWHVNNEYGCHVPYDYSDNARDAFQGWLRRRYGDVGTLNTAWGTDFWSQRYTAFEQVLPPRSAPYSQNPAALLDFRRFTSDATLELLVMERDAIRGAGAAQPITTNFMGPFHALDYWRWADELDLIADDSYPDPADPQSFRRAAFTRDLMRSLGGGKPWILMEQAANAVNWRPANAPKAPGQMAALSMQAVARGASGVMFFQWRQSRSGSEKFHSAMLPHAGTETRTWREVVRLGAELSPLPEIAMSPGDVKVALLFDWDNLWAVSNPDHPVELDYTDIVLRWYAAIHRQHVQVDIRTAGHDLSAYDVVIAPLQYLLPAAAGTNLIDYVRRGGHLLVAGFTDIVDEHDAFRDGGFLTQLGPTLGIRLEDFGALPECDGVSFRLDGADHTGTTYAEEIQLAGATPLARFSTGRPSDQPAFTSHRAGAGVAYYLATLPDDDGMRAVTRHVFARAGVTGVLPGAHPDVEAIRAGGYLVVINHTDRHHAVTLDRHYVSDNAPVTEVELPPFGYAVLCRPSEAATNASDRQHVPARAHGSVG, encoded by the coding sequence GTGTACTACGGAGGCGACTACAACCCCGAGCAGTGGCCTTCCGAACTCTGGCCGAGGGACGCGGAGCTCATGCGCGCCGCCGGCGTCAATCTGGTGAGTCTCGGCATGTTCTCCTGGTCGCGCATCCAGCCGGCCGAAGGCGAGTTCGATTTCGGCTGGTTGGATGAGGTCATCGGTATTCTGCATGACCATGGCATCGCGGTGAATCTGGCGACCGCCACGGCGTCGCCGCCGCCGTGGGCCACGCACCACTATCCCGACATGCTCCCGCAACTGGCTGACGGCACCGTGCTGTGGCCGGGCAGCCGGCAGCACTTCGCCGCGACCTCTCCGGTCTACCGGCGCTTGGCGCTCGAATTGGTGACGGCGGTAGCTGAGCGGTACGCCGGTCATCCGGCCGTGGTCATGTGGCACGTGAACAACGAGTACGGCTGCCATGTCCCGTATGACTACTCCGACAACGCACGTGATGCTTTCCAAGGGTGGCTACGGCGTCGGTACGGCGACGTCGGCACGCTCAACACCGCCTGGGGCACCGACTTCTGGTCGCAGCGCTACACGGCGTTCGAACAGGTGCTGCCGCCACGATCCGCGCCGTACAGCCAGAACCCGGCCGCCCTGCTGGACTTCCGCCGCTTCACCTCCGACGCGACGCTGGAGCTGTTGGTCATGGAGCGCGACGCCATCCGCGGCGCCGGCGCGGCCCAGCCTATCACCACCAACTTCATGGGCCCGTTCCATGCGCTCGACTACTGGCGGTGGGCCGACGAACTCGACCTCATAGCCGACGACAGCTACCCCGACCCAGCCGACCCGCAGTCCTTCCGCCGAGCTGCCTTCACCCGCGATCTGATGCGCTCACTCGGCGGCGGCAAGCCGTGGATCCTCATGGAGCAGGCCGCGAACGCGGTGAACTGGCGGCCGGCCAACGCCCCCAAGGCTCCCGGCCAGATGGCCGCGCTCAGCATGCAGGCGGTGGCGCGTGGCGCCTCCGGGGTCATGTTCTTCCAATGGCGTCAGTCCCGCTCCGGAAGCGAGAAGTTCCACTCGGCGATGCTGCCGCACGCCGGCACCGAGACACGCACCTGGCGCGAGGTCGTGCGGCTCGGTGCGGAACTCTCCCCGCTACCGGAGATCGCCATGTCACCCGGCGACGTGAAGGTGGCGCTGCTGTTCGACTGGGACAACCTGTGGGCGGTGAGCAACCCCGACCACCCGGTCGAGCTGGACTACACCGATATCGTCCTTCGCTGGTATGCAGCGATCCACCGCCAGCACGTCCAGGTCGACATCCGCACGGCTGGCCACGACCTCTCCGCCTACGACGTCGTGATCGCCCCCTTGCAGTACCTGCTGCCGGCGGCTGCTGGAACCAACCTCATCGACTACGTCCGGCGCGGCGGTCACCTCCTGGTCGCCGGTTTCACCGACATCGTCGACGAGCACGACGCCTTCCGCGACGGCGGGTTCCTCACCCAGCTCGGGCCGACACTCGGCATCCGGCTGGAGGACTTCGGCGCGCTGCCCGAGTGCGACGGTGTTTCCTTCCGGCTCGACGGCGCCGACCACACCGGTACGACCTACGCCGAAGAGATCCAGCTCGCCGGCGCGACGCCCCTGGCACGGTTCAGCACCGGTCGCCCCAGCGACCAGCCCGCGTTCACCAGCCATCGCGCCGGCGCAGGTGTGGCCTATTATCTCGCCACCCTGCCGGACGACGACGGCATGCGGGCGGTCACCCGCCACGTGTTCGCCCGCGCCGGGGTGACGGGGGTGCTTCCGGGCGCTCACCCCGACGTCGAAGCGATCCGCGCCGGCGGGTACCTCGTCGTCATCAACCACACTGATCGGCACCATGCCGTCACGCTCGACAGGCACTACGTGTCCGACAACGCACCGGTCACCGAGGTCGAGCTGCCACCGTTCGGCTATGCAGTGCTGTGCCGGCCGTCGGAGGCCGCCACGAACGCGAGCGACCGGCAACACGTGCCCGCGCGAGCACACGGCTCAGTCGGCTGA
- a CDS encoding IclR family transcriptional regulator: MTQSVNRAAETLMFVGVRPRSVSEVADRLGVHATTALRILHALHGWRLLDRRPDGAYSLGAAVMELGQRALESIDIRDVALPFMRDLNQATGETVHLAILTNGHVVYIEKIESQHPVRMYSRIGFIAPLHCTGVAKAILAQLPPAEQAALIDATDLTEYTQHTLTSPDALRADLELTRARGFAVDEQEHELGIRCVAAPIMHADGRAAGSLSVSAPGMRVSKRKLADFVTPLLQAVRGAAAELGRSAD; the protein is encoded by the coding sequence GTGACGCAGTCGGTCAATCGTGCCGCGGAGACGCTGATGTTCGTGGGCGTGCGACCCCGAAGCGTCAGCGAGGTAGCGGATCGGCTCGGCGTCCATGCAACCACCGCACTGCGGATCCTCCACGCGTTGCACGGCTGGCGCTTGTTGGACCGGCGGCCCGATGGTGCCTACTCGCTCGGCGCGGCGGTCATGGAGCTCGGGCAGCGGGCACTGGAGTCGATCGACATCCGCGACGTCGCCTTGCCGTTCATGCGCGACTTGAACCAAGCGACCGGGGAAACCGTTCACCTGGCAATTCTCACGAACGGTCACGTGGTCTACATCGAAAAGATCGAGAGCCAGCATCCGGTGCGGATGTACTCGCGGATCGGCTTTATCGCGCCACTGCATTGCACCGGCGTGGCGAAAGCCATACTGGCGCAGCTCCCACCTGCCGAACAAGCTGCCTTGATCGACGCGACGGACCTCACGGAGTACACACAGCACACACTCACCTCACCTGATGCTCTCCGGGCCGATCTGGAGCTGACGAGAGCCCGGGGCTTCGCAGTCGACGAGCAGGAGCATGAGCTGGGAATCCGATGCGTCGCGGCCCCGATCATGCACGCCGATGGCCGGGCGGCCGGCTCACTGAGCGTATCGGCGCCCGGTATGCGGGTCAGCAAGAGAAAGCTCGCGGATTTCGTCACGCCGCTGCTACAGGCTGTCCGGGGTGCCGCTGCAGAGTTGGGACGATCAGCCGACTGA